The following are from one region of the Oreochromis aureus strain Israel breed Guangdong linkage group 1, ZZ_aureus, whole genome shotgun sequence genome:
- the rassf10b gene encoding ras association domain-containing protein 10, which produces MESEGNKISVWVCREEKLVLGLSKRTTCADVIKVLLEDQNSQQGLCAAQSYCIVEKWRGCERILPNKTRILRLWVAWGDEQINVKFVLVKSEASLDSHGARSAEARVVLSKQSPCIMKGTARCAVSSISPEKQRRIVRKAFRKLEKINKKRSKAARRDASCAEKMETLVHSVVSQDHTIRQQIQRITELDAEIERCEAKVHMDRIKRHGANYVQNTYLVDAASSYKVENLRSSDTLAKLEKYFRHREEVVRLQEELWEQETLTDVITGEIQDELNHRWMQRRKEELQRKNLESGDDSPFLPSTEVETSPENEQLLDEERIKTQLNASLYIGLRLNADLEAIRSDLELTEQICGEREREIRDLLEKVNTLGMEEGTDTKKRYSQGADIKTGMMSTLQRKNGWVEQARGLSKTHNVNDDDSDTGLSSLHSQDSDSLPVWESLV; this is translated from the coding sequence ATGGAGTCGGAGGGGAATAAGATATCAGTGTGGGTCTGCCGAGAGGAAAAGCTCGTCCTCGGCTTGTCAAAGCGCACAACTTGCGCTGATGTTATCAAAGTGCTTCTTGAAGACCAGAACTCCCAACAAGGGCTTTGCGCGGCACAGTCCTACTGCATCGTGGAGAAATGGAGGGGATGCGAGAGGATTTTGCCAAACAAAACTAGGATTTTGCGACTTTGGGTCGCCTGGGGAGACGAGCAGATAAACGTCAAGTTCGTGCTGGTGAAGAGCGAAGCGTCTTTGGACAGCCACGGAGCCCGAAGCGCAGAGGCGCGCGTGGTGCTCAGCAAACAGAGCCCCTGTATTATGAAAGGGACCGCGCGGTGTGCCGTGAGTTCCATCTCACCTGAGAAACAGCGTCGGATAGTCAGGAAAGCTTTCAGAAAGTTGGAGAAGATCAATAAAAAGAGATCGAAGGCGGCGCGCAGAGACGCGTCCTGCGCGGAGAAGATGGAAACTTTGGTTCATTCTGTGGTTTCTCAGGATCACACAATCCGACAGCAGATTCAGAGGATTACAGAGCTGGACGCAGAGATCGAAAGGTGCGAGGCGAAGGTGCACATGGACAGAATTAAAAGGCACGGGGCCAATTACGTTCAAAATACGTATTTGGTTGATGCGGCTTCCAGCTACAAAGTGGAAAACCTGCGTTCCTCTGACACTTTGGCCAAGCTTGAAAAGTATTTCCGACACCGTGAGGAGGTGGTTAGACTACAGGAGGAGTTGTGGGAGCAGGAAACCCTTACAGACGTGATCACAGGGGAGATCCAGGATGAGCTGAACCACCGCTGGATGCAGCGGAGGAAGGAGGAGCTGCAACGTAAAAACTTGGAGTCTGGGGATGACTCGCCATTCCTTCCCAGCACCGAAGTGGAAACATCACCAGAAAACGAGCAGCTTTTGGATGAAGAGAGGATCAAAACGCAGTTAAATGCCAGTTTATACATCGGTCTGCGCCTCAACGCGGATTTAGAAGCTATTAGGAGCGATTTAGAGCTGACCGAGCAGATTTGcggggagagggagagggagataAGGGATTTGCTGGAGAAAGTGAACACTTTGGGCATGGAGGAGGGGACAGACACTAAGAAGAGATATAGCCAAGGGGCAGACATTAAGACGGGGATGATGAGCACTTTGCAGAGAAAAAACGGGTGGGTGGAGCAAGCAAGGGGGTTGTCAAAAACTCACAATGTGAACGACGACGATTCAGACACTGGCTTAAGTTCTCTGCACAGTCAGGACTCCGACAGCCTCCCTGTGTGGGAATCACTAGTTTAA